Proteins encoded within one genomic window of Microcebus murinus isolate Inina chromosome 8, M.murinus_Inina_mat1.0, whole genome shotgun sequence:
- the LIMS2 gene encoding LIM and senescent cell antigen-like-containing domain protein 2 isoform X1: protein MTGSNMSDTLANAVCQRCQARFSPAERVVHGGGELYHEHCFVCAQCFRPFPEGLFYEFEGRKYCEHDFQMLFAPCCGSCGEFITGRVIKAMNNNWHPGCFRCELCDVELADLGFVKNAGSVLGSDDGKEEPTTHRWQAQPFWHLCRPCHHREKAKGLGKYVCQRCHLAIDEQPLVFRNDAYHADHFSCAHCGKELTAEARELKGELYCLPCHDKMGVPICGACRRPIEGRVVNALGKQWHVEHFVCAKCEKPFLGHRHYEKKGLAYCETHYNQLFGDVCYNCSHVIEGDVVSALNKAWCVSCFSCSTCNSKLTLKNKFVEFDMKPVCKRCYEKFPLELKKRLKKLSELTSRKAQPKAVDLNSA from the exons ATGACGGGAAG CAACATGTCGGACACCTTGGCCAACGCGGTGTGCCAGCGCTGCCAGGCCCGCTTCAGCCCCGCGGAGCGCGTCGTGCACGGCGGCGGGGAGCTGTACCACGAGCACTGCTTCGTGTGCGCCCAGTGCTTCCGGCCGTTCCCCGAGGGGCTCTTCTATGAG TTTGAAGGCCGGAAGTACTGCGAACACGACTTCCAAATGCTGTTTGCTCCATGCTGTGGATCCTGTG GTGAGTTCATCACTGGCCGTGTCATCAAGGCCATGAACAACAACTGGCACCCGGGCTGCTTCCGCTGCGAGCTGTGTGACGTGGAGTTGGCTGACCTGGGCTTTGTGAAGAATGCGGGCAG CGTCCTAGGCTCAGACGATGGGAAAGAGGAGCCCACCACGCACAGATGGCAGGCACAGCCCTTCTG GCACCTCTGCAGGCCTTGCCACCACCGGGAGAAGGCCAAGGGCCTGGGCAAGTACGTCTGCCAGCGGTGCCACCTGGCCATCGACGAGCAGCCGCTTGTGTTCAGGAACGACGCCTACCACGCCGACCACTTCAGCTGTGCCCACTGCGG CAAAGAGCTGACTGCTGAGGCCCGTGAGCTGAAGGGGGAGCTCTACTGCCTGCCTTGCCACGACAAGATGGGTGTCCCCATCTGTGGGGCCTGCCGTCGGCCCATCGAGGGCCGTGTGGTCAACGCACTGGGCAAGCAGTGGCATGTGGAG CACTTTGTCTGCGCCAAGTGTGAGAAGCCGTTCCTGGGACACCGGCACTACGAGAAGAAGGGGCTGGCCTACTGCGAGACCCACTACAACCAG CTCTTTGGGGATGTCTGCTACAACTGCAGCCATGTGATCGAGGGCGACG TGGTGTCGGCCCTCAACAAGGCCTGGTGCGTGAGCTGCTTCTCCTGCTCCACCTGCAACAGCAAGCTCACCCTCAA GAACAAGTTTGTGGAGTTCGACATGAAGCCCGTGTGCAAGAGGTGCTACGAGAAGTTCCCGCTGGAGCTGAAGAAGCGGCTGAAGAAGCTGTCGGAGCTGACCTCCCGCAAGGCCCAGCCCAAGGCTGTGGACCTCAACTCGGCCTGA
- the LIMS2 gene encoding LIM and senescent cell antigen-like-containing domain protein 2 isoform X2, with protein sequence MTGSNMSDTLANAVCQRCQARFSPAERVVHGGGELYHEHCFVCAQCFRPFPEGLFYEFEGRKYCEHDFQMLFAPCCGSCGEFITGRVIKAMNNNWHPGCFRCELCDVELADLGFVKNAGRHLCRPCHHREKAKGLGKYVCQRCHLAIDEQPLVFRNDAYHADHFSCAHCGKELTAEARELKGELYCLPCHDKMGVPICGACRRPIEGRVVNALGKQWHVEHFVCAKCEKPFLGHRHYEKKGLAYCETHYNQLFGDVCYNCSHVIEGDVVSALNKAWCVSCFSCSTCNSKLTLKNKFVEFDMKPVCKRCYEKFPLELKKRLKKLSELTSRKAQPKAVDLNSA encoded by the exons ATGACGGGAAG CAACATGTCGGACACCTTGGCCAACGCGGTGTGCCAGCGCTGCCAGGCCCGCTTCAGCCCCGCGGAGCGCGTCGTGCACGGCGGCGGGGAGCTGTACCACGAGCACTGCTTCGTGTGCGCCCAGTGCTTCCGGCCGTTCCCCGAGGGGCTCTTCTATGAG TTTGAAGGCCGGAAGTACTGCGAACACGACTTCCAAATGCTGTTTGCTCCATGCTGTGGATCCTGTG GTGAGTTCATCACTGGCCGTGTCATCAAGGCCATGAACAACAACTGGCACCCGGGCTGCTTCCGCTGCGAGCTGTGTGACGTGGAGTTGGCTGACCTGGGCTTTGTGAAGAATGCGGGCAG GCACCTCTGCAGGCCTTGCCACCACCGGGAGAAGGCCAAGGGCCTGGGCAAGTACGTCTGCCAGCGGTGCCACCTGGCCATCGACGAGCAGCCGCTTGTGTTCAGGAACGACGCCTACCACGCCGACCACTTCAGCTGTGCCCACTGCGG CAAAGAGCTGACTGCTGAGGCCCGTGAGCTGAAGGGGGAGCTCTACTGCCTGCCTTGCCACGACAAGATGGGTGTCCCCATCTGTGGGGCCTGCCGTCGGCCCATCGAGGGCCGTGTGGTCAACGCACTGGGCAAGCAGTGGCATGTGGAG CACTTTGTCTGCGCCAAGTGTGAGAAGCCGTTCCTGGGACACCGGCACTACGAGAAGAAGGGGCTGGCCTACTGCGAGACCCACTACAACCAG CTCTTTGGGGATGTCTGCTACAACTGCAGCCATGTGATCGAGGGCGACG TGGTGTCGGCCCTCAACAAGGCCTGGTGCGTGAGCTGCTTCTCCTGCTCCACCTGCAACAGCAAGCTCACCCTCAA GAACAAGTTTGTGGAGTTCGACATGAAGCCCGTGTGCAAGAGGTGCTACGAGAAGTTCCCGCTGGAGCTGAAGAAGCGGCTGAAGAAGCTGTCGGAGCTGACCTCCCGCAAGGCCCAGCCCAAGGCTGTGGACCTCAACTCGGCCTGA
- the GPR17 gene encoding uracil nucleotide/cysteinyl leukotriene receptor: MNGPEVASPALMANASLATMERCGQETPLENMLFACFYLLDFILAFAGNTLALWLFIRDHKSGTPANVFLMHLAVADLSCVLVLPTRLVYHFSGNHWPFGEIPCRLTGFLFYLNMYASIYFLTCISADRFLAIVHPVKSLKLRRPLYAHLACAFLWVVVAVAMAPLLVSPQTVQTNHTVVCLQLYREKASHHALVSLAVAFTFPFVTTVTCYLLIIRSLRQGPRVEQRLKNKAVRMIAMVLAIFLVCFVPYHVNRSVYVLHYRSGGTSCAAQRALALGNRITSCLTSLNGALDPVMYFFVAEKFRHALCSLLCGKRLTGPPPSFEGKTNESSLSARSEL; this comes from the coding sequence ATGAATGGCCCTGAGGTAGCCTCCCCAGCTCTCATGGCCAATGCCTCCCTGGCCACCATGGAGCGATGCGGCCAGGAGACGCCACTGGAGAACATGCTGTTTGCCTGCTTCTACCTCCTGGATTTCATCCTGGCTTTTGCTGGCAACACCCTGGCCCTGTGGCTTTTCATCCGGGACCACAAGTCAGGCACCCCGGCCAATGTGTTCCTGATGCACCTGGCCGTGGCCGACTTGTCCTGTGTGCTGGTCCTGCCCACCCGCCTGGTCTACCACTTCTCCGGGAACCACTGGCCATTTGGGGAGATCCCGTGCCGGCTCACTGGCTTCCTCTTCTACCTCAACATGTACGCCAGCATCTACTTCCTCACCTGCATCAGCGCTGACCGCTTCCTGGCCATCGTGCACCCAGTCAAGTCCCTCAAACTCCGCAGGCCCCTCTACGCCCACCTGGCCTGCGCCTTCCTGTGGGTGGTGGTGGCCGTGGCCATGGCCCCACTGCTGGTGAGCCCGCAGACCGTGCAGACCAACCACACGGTCGTCTGCCTGCAGCTGTACCGAGAGAAGGCCTCCCACCATGCCCTGGTGTCCCTAGCCGTGGCCTTCACCTTCCCGTTTGTTACCACAGTCACCTGCTACCTGCTCATCATCCGCAGCCTGCGGCAGGGCCCCCGCGTGGAGCAGCGCCTCAAGAACAAGGCCGTGCGCATGATCGCCATGGTGCTGGCCATCTTCCTGGTCTGCTTTGTGCCCTACCATGTCAACCGCTCTGTCTACGTGCTGCACTACCGCAGCGGTGGCACCTCCTGTGCCGCGCAGCgcgccctggccctggggaaccGCATCACCTCCTGCCTCACCAGCCTCAACGGGGCCCTGGACCCCGTCATGTACTTCTTTGTGGCCGAGAAGTTCCGCCACGCCTTGTGCAGCTTGCTCTGTGGGAAAAGGCTCACAGGCCCACCCCCCAGCTTCGAAGGGAAAACAAACGAGAGCTCGCTGAGTGCCAGGTCGGAGCTGTGA